From a single Rutidosis leptorrhynchoides isolate AG116_Rl617_1_P2 chromosome 5, CSIRO_AGI_Rlap_v1, whole genome shotgun sequence genomic region:
- the LOC139846939 gene encoding uncharacterized protein, giving the protein MAAAAHHDVPSTFRTLVETAERKFAKVRDAPWYGRTPNHYFPKVFKSYMKLWEYQQKNRSKLVESGLQRWEIGEIASRIGQLYFVQYMRTSEARFLLESYIFYEAILNRGYFEGSSFKDLKDRGLRFKELRFYARFLLVALILNRWEMVRVLLDRFKALLDDSKAKFPDTTFKEWKVVMQEMVRFMKVDAPFTNTRPLRYCAMLDSYQNSLPYVARYHAKKVLKLQDALLMSYHRNEVKFAELTIDTFRMLQCLEWEPSGSFYQKQPVESHDNGTSNEQSATSGLIDINLVADMTDPSLPPNPKKAILYRPSATHLLAVLAAICDELPPESVMLIYIAASGDSGHTTATHKQVSGSVGTSLKLNTVYERSNLRPENLVNGKGGSVHFVESSVWLGPTRSEGTNNLFPADLIPFTRRPAFFIIDSDNSHSFKVIHGSERGEPAALLLSPLRPTFKSQSGADITQNGSQFTLFLTAPLRACWQMFGLTFSDGEMDVMEDAESIVSAAFAEWEVILCTCTSIDLVWAQVLSEPLLRRIILRFILCRSVLKYFVRREDSDPYLPVCLPELPDSVSPHSEVVQAAVIRLADHLRVSHCFRFDYL; this is encoded by the exons ATGGCAGCTGCAGCACACCACGACGTTCCGTCGACGTTCAGAACCCTAGTTGAAACTGCCGAACGAAAATTCGCCAAAGTTCGCGACGCGCCGTGGTACGGACGCACTCCAAACCATTATTTCCCCAAAGTGTTTAAATCTTATATGAAATTATGGGAATACCAGCAGAAAAATCGATCGAAGCTCGTTGAATCCGGTCTTCAAAGATGGGAAATCGGTGAGATCGCTTCACGAATTGGTCAGTTATACTTCGTTCAGTACATGAGAACGAGTGAAGCTCGATTTTTACTTGAATCGTATATTTTTTATGAAGCGATATTGAATCGAGGTTATTTTGAAGGATCGAGTTTTAAGGATTTGAAAGATCGAGGACTTAGGTTTAAGGAATTGAGATTTTATGCCAGGTTTTTGCTTGTTGCGTTGATTTTGAATCGGTGGGAGATGGTTAGGGTTCTTTTGGACAGGTTTAAAGCTTTACTTGATGATAGTAAAGCCAAGTTTCCG GATACCACCTTCAAGGAATGGAAGGTGGTGATGCAAGAAATGGTGCGGTTTATGAAAGTTGATGCACCCTTTACAAACACTCGGCCTTTACGATATTGTGCAATGCTTGATTCTTATCAAAACTCACTTCCATACGTGGCACGTTACCATGCGAAGAAGGTACTAAAGTTACAAGATGCATTGCTGATGAGCTATCACCGAAACGAG GTAAAATTTGCCGAACTTACTATTGATACTTTTAGAATGCTCCAGTGTTTGGAATGGGAACCAAGTGGATCGTTTTACCAAAAGCAACCTGTTGAATCTCATGATAACGGTACTTCAAATGAGCAGTCTGCTACTTCAGGATTAATTGATATAAATTTAGTGGCAGATATGACCGACCCATCTTTGCCTCCGAATCCTAAAAAGGCAATCCTCTATCGCCCATCTGCAACACATTTATTAGCT GTGTTGGCTGCAATTTGTGATGAGCTCCCTCCAGAGAGTGTGATGCTGATATATATAGCAGCTTCAG GGGATTCTGGACATACTACAGCTACGCATAAGCAGGTATCTGGAAGTGTGGGAACATCGTTGAAGCTAAATACTGTTTACGAACGTAGTAATTTAAGGCCTGAAAATCTTGTTAATGGAAAGGGAGGCTCTGTTCATTTTGTTGAAAGTTCGGTTTGGTTAGGACCAACTAGGAGCGAAG GAACTAACAACCTTTTCCCGGCTGATTTAATCCCTTTTACTAGAAGACCTGCGTTTTTTATTATTGATAGTGACAACAGCCACTCATTCAAG GTTATACATGGTTCTGAAAGGGGAGAACCAGCTGCCCTACTACTTTCACCTCTAAGGCCAACGTTTAAGAGTCAATCTGGGGCCGATATAACACAAAATGGAAGTCAATTCACCTTGTTTTTAACTGCTCCGTTACGCGCGTGCTGGCAAATGTTCGGCCTCACATTTTCTGATGGTGAAATG GATGTGATGGAAGATGCTGAGAGTATAGTTTCAGCTGCGTTTGCAGAGTGGGAAGTAATACTTTGTACTTGTACTAGCATAGATCTAGTGTGGGCCCAAGTTCTCTCTGAACCTTTATTGCGACGAATTATTCTAAG ATTTATATTATGTCGGTCTGTGCTCAAGTATTTTGTTCGTCGAGAAGACAGCGACCCGTACCTCCCTGTGTGCCTACCTGAACTTCCTGATTCCGTTTCACCACACTCTGAAGTCGTACAAGCAGCGGTCATCAGACTTGCAGACCATCTAAGGGTTTCAcattgttttcggtttgattatttaTAG